In Streptomyces sp. NBC_00448, the following are encoded in one genomic region:
- a CDS encoding response regulator transcription factor, whose product MSPAGGAPITLLIADDHPVVRDGLSGMFAADPAFEVVGQAADGAEAVRMAGSLRPDVVLMDLRMPGMDGVTAIAELARAGSTARVLVLTTYDSDSYVLPAIEAGATGYLLKDAPRDELLRAVRAAANREAVLSPAVAARLMNRVRSPGPGPLSRRESEVLKWVAAGATNREVAARLLISEATVKTHLLNVYGKLGVSDRAAAVAEAFNRGLLTPRKSPPPE is encoded by the coding sequence GTGAGCCCGGCCGGCGGGGCCCCGATCACGCTGCTGATCGCCGACGACCACCCCGTCGTCCGGGACGGCCTGAGCGGCATGTTCGCCGCCGACCCGGCCTTCGAGGTGGTGGGCCAGGCGGCCGACGGCGCCGAGGCGGTCCGGATGGCCGGCAGCCTCCGGCCGGACGTGGTCCTGATGGACCTGCGCATGCCCGGGATGGACGGCGTGACCGCGATCGCCGAACTCGCCAGGGCCGGCAGCACCGCGCGGGTGCTGGTGCTGACCACGTACGACTCCGACAGCTACGTCCTGCCGGCGATCGAGGCGGGCGCGACCGGCTACCTCCTCAAGGACGCGCCTCGCGACGAACTGCTCCGCGCGGTGCGGGCCGCCGCCAACCGTGAGGCGGTCCTCTCCCCGGCCGTCGCGGCCCGGCTGATGAACCGGGTCCGCTCACCCGGCCCCGGACCGCTCAGCCGGCGCGAGAGCGAGGTCCTGAAGTGGGTCGCGGCCGGTGCCACCAACCGCGAGGTGGCCGCTCGACTCCTGATCAGCGAGGCCACCGTCAAAACCCACCTCCTGAACGTCTACGGCAAGCTCGGCGTCAGCGACCGCGCGGCCGCCGTGGCCGAGGCGTTCAACCGCGGCCTCCTCACGCCCCGCAAGTCCCCCCCACCCGAGTGA
- a CDS encoding NADP-dependent oxidoreductase, translating to MKAARFSRFGGPDVLELVDLPAPRPDPGQVRIAVRAAGVNPSDWKKRAGLMDEELPQTLGYEAAGIVDALGEGVTDAAVGDRVFGFCTEGAAQAESAVLSYYAPIPPSLDFAGAAALPAAVETATRALDQLGVGNGDTLLVNGASGSIGSAAVQFAVARGTRVIGTASPANHAYLRSLGAVPVAYGDGLVERVRALAPDGVDLALDVASSGVLPELIGLAGGPERVLTVADFAGAQEHGVRFSRGDSGRALHALAEIGELIEAGRFSLPVGGTFPLADIAEAHRAGENGRLRGKLVLLVG from the coding sequence ATGAAGGCAGCCCGTTTCAGCCGGTTCGGGGGCCCGGACGTCCTCGAACTCGTGGACCTGCCTGCTCCGCGTCCCGACCCCGGCCAGGTCCGGATCGCGGTGCGCGCGGCCGGCGTCAACCCGAGCGACTGGAAGAAGCGCGCGGGGCTCATGGACGAGGAGCTCCCGCAGACCCTGGGCTACGAGGCGGCAGGCATCGTCGACGCGCTCGGCGAGGGCGTCACGGACGCGGCCGTCGGCGATCGCGTCTTCGGCTTCTGCACCGAGGGGGCGGCGCAGGCCGAGTCGGCGGTGCTGTCGTACTACGCGCCGATCCCGCCGTCGCTCGACTTCGCCGGCGCCGCCGCGCTGCCGGCCGCCGTCGAGACGGCGACCCGCGCGCTCGACCAGCTCGGCGTGGGGAACGGGGACACGCTGCTGGTCAACGGCGCTTCCGGAAGCATCGGCAGCGCCGCGGTCCAGTTCGCCGTCGCGCGCGGCACGCGCGTGATCGGCACCGCGAGTCCGGCGAACCACGCGTACCTGCGCTCGTTGGGGGCCGTGCCCGTCGCCTACGGTGACGGGCTCGTCGAGCGGGTCCGCGCGCTCGCGCCCGACGGCGTCGACCTGGCGCTCGACGTCGCAAGCAGCGGCGTGCTGCCCGAACTCATCGGCCTCGCGGGCGGCCCGGAACGCGTCCTGACGGTCGCCGACTTCGCCGGTGCGCAGGAGCATGGGGTGCGGTTCAGCCGGGGGGACTCCGGCCGCGCGCTCCACGCGCTCGCGGAGATCGGCGAGTTGATCGAGGCCGGGCGCTTCTCGCTCCCCGTCGGCGGGACGTTCCCGCTCGCCGACATCGCGGAGGCGCACCGCGCCGGCGAGAACGGCCGCCTGCGCGGAAAGCTCGTCCTCCTGGTCGGCTGA
- a CDS encoding FG-GAP repeat domain-containing protein, whose translation MVDTPRATVVWYGTATGAARGPRLKDARGGDNYSSSYDTPFAVGDFDRDGCDDIAVGLPDEVGPGEEEPGPPKGGSRLTVWYGGRNGPARAPLTLTAATPGLPGPPLADEFGQLPVAGDVNGDGYADLAYVADTGGGSSRAVLVLRGGPHGLTTSAVQLVPAQDAAATAMLDTDGDGRADLAMGSPDVRPPQVAVVRGTPAGLDLRRPITITAVDFGTAIPTDGAGFGSAFAR comes from the coding sequence GTGGTCGACACCCCGCGCGCCACGGTCGTCTGGTACGGCACGGCCACGGGTGCCGCCCGGGGGCCGCGGCTGAAGGACGCCCGGGGCGGGGACAACTACAGCAGCAGCTACGACACGCCTTTCGCCGTCGGCGACTTCGACCGCGACGGCTGCGACGACATCGCGGTCGGCTTGCCCGACGAGGTGGGCCCGGGGGAGGAGGAGCCGGGCCCGCCGAAGGGCGGCAGCCGGCTGACCGTCTGGTACGGCGGCAGGAACGGCCCCGCGCGCGCACCGCTCACCTTGACCGCCGCGACCCCGGGACTGCCCGGGCCACCCCTCGCGGACGAGTTCGGCCAGTTGCCGGTGGCGGGGGACGTGAACGGGGACGGCTACGCGGACCTGGCGTACGTCGCCGATACGGGCGGGGGCTCGTCCCGCGCGGTGCTGGTGCTGCGCGGCGGCCCGCACGGGCTGACCACGTCAGCGGTGCAACTCGTGCCGGCCCAGGATGCCGCGGCCACCGCGATGCTCGACACCGACGGCGACGGGCGGGCCGACCTCGCGATGGGCTCGCCGGACGTCCGTCCCCCGCAGGTGGCGGTGGTGCGCGGCACCCCCGCCGGCCTCGACCTGCGGCGCCCGATCACGATCACGGCCGTCGACTTCGGTACGGCGATACCGACCGACGGCGCGGGTTTCGGGTCGGCCTTCGCCCGCTGA
- a CDS encoding TetR/AcrR family transcriptional regulator: MPRTGERGGPQTRARIAEAATRLFLERGYDTVTVAEVARAAGVSSVTVFNHFPRKEDLFLDRADDAVDFLRSAVRDRAPGVDVPTSLRATVLRLVDTRHPLSGVNDRSLPFFRTVAGSPALIARAREIAADLQQTLADELARDPAFEGDPDLLAAFFVAGYGTVLVRTARRLTAGDPPDAVLPDHRAGLDRLFAALQYGL, encoded by the coding sequence ATGCCCAGGACCGGAGAGCGCGGCGGGCCGCAGACACGCGCGAGGATCGCGGAGGCCGCGACCCGGCTCTTCCTGGAGCGCGGGTACGACACGGTCACGGTCGCCGAGGTGGCGCGCGCGGCCGGGGTCTCCAGCGTGACCGTCTTCAACCACTTCCCGCGCAAGGAGGACCTCTTCCTCGACCGCGCGGACGACGCCGTGGACTTCCTGCGCTCGGCGGTACGCGACCGCGCCCCGGGCGTCGACGTACCGACCTCGCTGCGCGCCACCGTCCTGCGGCTCGTCGACACCCGGCACCCGCTCTCCGGCGTCAACGACCGCTCCCTCCCCTTCTTCCGCACCGTCGCGGGCTCGCCCGCGCTGATCGCCCGTGCGCGGGAGATCGCCGCCGACCTCCAGCAGACCCTCGCCGACGAACTCGCCCGCGACCCCGCCTTCGAGGGCGACCCCGACCTGCTCGCCGCCTTCTTCGTCGCCGGTTACGGCACCGTCCTGGTCCGCACCGCGCGCCGCCTCACCGCCGGGGACCCGCCGGACGCCGTGCTCCCCGACCACCGCGCCGGCCTCGACCGCCTCTTCGCCGCCCTCCAGTACGGCCTCTGA
- a CDS encoding DUF2637 domain-containing protein, whose protein sequence is MMGPDEFAPPPGRPPDFYPEAEPDDTRTQGDFDAEFEYLFQPQVPEEASLPAEPPAVPPVKHRRRRPRLVRPRWSAVVGVVITGITSAVTSTVSVLGALVSYGPLRQLASPTAHELDWSWPLLVYGPWLAGALFVLHATAHRRPTRTGWIAVSLFSAIAVALCIAHAPRTVTASATAGLPPFSALASFLLLSRQIALLRPAQVKIPRQRRRKH, encoded by the coding sequence ATGATGGGCCCCGACGAGTTCGCGCCCCCGCCGGGCCGGCCGCCGGACTTCTACCCCGAGGCGGAGCCGGACGACACCCGGACGCAGGGCGACTTCGATGCCGAGTTCGAGTACCTGTTTCAGCCGCAGGTCCCGGAGGAGGCGTCGCTCCCGGCGGAACCGCCCGCGGTACCCCCGGTCAAGCACCGCCGCAGGCGCCCCCGGCTGGTGCGACCGCGATGGTCGGCCGTCGTGGGTGTCGTGATCACGGGGATCACGAGCGCGGTCACCAGCACCGTCAGCGTGCTCGGCGCACTGGTCTCCTATGGTCCGCTGCGCCAACTGGCCTCTCCCACCGCGCACGAACTGGACTGGTCCTGGCCGCTGCTCGTCTACGGTCCTTGGCTCGCCGGCGCCCTCTTCGTCCTGCACGCCACCGCGCACCGGCGTCCCACCCGGACCGGGTGGATCGCGGTGTCCCTCTTCTCGGCCATCGCCGTGGCCCTGTGCATCGCCCACGCACCGAGAACCGTCACCGCGAGCGCCACCGCCGGCCTGCCCCCGTTCTCCGCACTGGCCAGCTTCCTCCTCCTCTCCCGGCAGATCGCCCTTCTCCGCCCCGCCCAGGTGAAGATTCCGCGCCAGCGCCGACGCAAGCACTGA
- the pepN gene encoding aminopeptidase N, with protein sequence MPALLRNEAEVRAHLLDVLSYSVTLDFTRGEEGFRSTVVIRFACAEPGAASFVDIEPGALLRVELNGRPLDPGTLDGNRLPLPALAAGNELLVEADMPYSRTAEGLHRFTDPADGEVYVYAACAPDLTPKVFACFDQPDLKAPFSFTVAAPEGWTVIGNGADSRLPDGRWRIDPIGAISTYLTTVVAGPLHAVRAEHDGIPLGLYARRSLAAELDREAGELFELTRASFDRLHELFEERYPFGGYDQVFLPELNWAAMESPGCVTFQDTMLFRSAPTDAQRVNRAVVVCHEMAHMWFGNLVTLAWWDGIWLNESFAEVLGYRIAAEATRYTGAWALFAAGHKGWGYDADQRPTTHPVAATGADSAAEALSNFDGISYAKGASALHQLMYRLGDKAFFAGVNAYFAEHRRGNAGLADFLAALTSADGPDVPGWADRWLRTTGVDTLRIEVEVEAGVGAGAGVEAGAEATGGAVTSAVLVNDGSRPHRVRIGVYEWAGGREGDGGAGREGVRERDGAVLVARRRLDAEVAPGGRTPLPELVGAPRAALLLPNDGDLTWARVRLDEHSSATVTASLSAIEDELGRAVLWEHLRDLTRGAELPAADYLRLVAAHLPAESSDSIVGAVLAFARDHVVARYLDPDERPAALLLLGDAARAVLARPDAGRGLRIAALRGVIDTASGEGRRAELDGWLDGRDLPDGVDFDASLRWAALTRLAATGAADEARIAAELAADPSDTGELGAARARAALPDDAAKERAWQRLFTPDALAGPLLTATAEGFWRSGSPRGQQGYALRYFEEIPAAGQRGGAVARALGHGLFPVGAAHPDTIRAAEACLARADLTPSLRRHLADGLDDLRRALAHRR encoded by the coding sequence ATGCCAGCCCTTCTGCGCAACGAAGCCGAGGTGCGCGCGCACCTGCTCGACGTCCTCTCCTACTCCGTCACCTTGGACTTCACCCGTGGCGAGGAGGGCTTCCGCAGCACGGTGGTGATCCGCTTCGCGTGCGCGGAGCCCGGTGCGGCGTCCTTCGTGGACATCGAGCCCGGGGCTTTGCTGCGCGTCGAGTTGAACGGCCGCCCGCTCGACCCCGGCACCCTCGACGGCAACCGCCTGCCGCTGCCCGCGCTGGCCGCCGGGAACGAGTTGCTGGTCGAGGCCGACATGCCGTACTCGCGTACCGCCGAGGGCCTGCACCGCTTCACCGACCCGGCCGACGGCGAGGTCTACGTGTACGCGGCGTGCGCTCCCGACCTCACCCCGAAGGTCTTCGCCTGCTTCGACCAGCCGGACCTGAAGGCGCCGTTCTCCTTCACCGTCGCCGCGCCCGAGGGCTGGACGGTGATCGGCAACGGCGCCGACAGCCGCCTGCCCGACGGCCGTTGGCGGATCGACCCGATCGGCGCGATCTCCACCTACCTGACGACCGTGGTCGCCGGTCCGCTGCACGCCGTGCGCGCCGAGCACGACGGCATCCCGCTCGGCCTGTACGCCCGTCGCTCGCTCGCCGCCGAACTCGACCGGGAGGCAGGGGAGTTGTTCGAGCTGACCCGGGCGTCGTTCGACCGTCTGCACGAACTCTTCGAGGAGCGCTACCCGTTCGGCGGGTACGACCAGGTGTTCCTGCCCGAGCTGAACTGGGCGGCGATGGAGAGCCCGGGCTGCGTCACCTTCCAGGACACGATGCTCTTCCGCTCCGCGCCGACCGACGCGCAGCGCGTGAACCGGGCGGTGGTCGTCTGCCACGAGATGGCCCACATGTGGTTCGGCAACCTGGTCACCTTGGCCTGGTGGGACGGCATCTGGCTGAACGAGTCCTTCGCCGAGGTGCTCGGCTACCGGATCGCGGCCGAGGCCACCCGCTACACCGGCGCCTGGGCGCTGTTCGCCGCGGGCCACAAGGGGTGGGGCTACGACGCCGACCAGCGCCCCACCACGCACCCTGTCGCCGCCACCGGGGCGGACTCCGCCGCCGAGGCGCTGTCCAACTTCGACGGGATCTCGTACGCCAAGGGCGCCTCGGCGCTGCACCAGCTGATGTACCGGCTCGGTGACAAGGCGTTCTTCGCCGGGGTCAACGCCTACTTCGCCGAGCACCGCCGGGGCAACGCCGGCCTGGCCGACTTCCTCGCCGCACTGACGTCCGCCGACGGCCCGGACGTGCCGGGCTGGGCCGACCGGTGGCTGCGCACCACGGGCGTCGACACGCTGCGGATCGAGGTCGAGGTCGAGGCCGGGGTCGGGGCCGGGGCCGGGGTCGAGGCCGGGGCCGAGGCAACCGGCGGGGCCGTCACCTCCGCCGTGCTGGTCAACGACGGCAGCCGCCCGCACCGGGTGCGGATCGGTGTGTACGAGTGGGCCGGCGGGCGCGAGGGGGACGGCGGGGCCGGGCGGGAGGGGGTACGAGAGCGGGACGGTGCCGTGCTCGTGGCCCGCCGACGGCTGGACGCCGAGGTCGCGCCCGGGGGCCGTACCCCGCTGCCCGAACTGGTCGGTGCGCCGCGCGCCGCCCTGCTGCTGCCCAACGACGGCGACCTGACGTGGGCGCGGGTCCGGCTCGACGAGCACTCCTCGGCCACCGTGACCGCCTCGCTGTCCGCCATCGAGGACGAGTTGGGCCGCGCCGTGCTCTGGGAGCACCTCCGGGACCTGACCCGCGGCGCCGAACTGCCCGCCGCCGACTACCTGCGCCTGGTCGCCGCCCACCTCCCGGCCGAGAGCTCGGACAGCATCGTCGGGGCGGTGCTGGCCTTCGCCCGCGACCATGTCGTCGCCCGCTACCTCGACCCGGACGAACGGCCCGCCGCGCTCCTCCTGCTCGGCGACGCCGCACGTGCCGTGCTCGCCCGCCCGGACGCCGGACGCGGACTGCGGATCGCCGCCCTGCGCGGTGTGATCGACACGGCGTCGGGGGAGGGCCGGCGAGCGGAGCTCGACGGCTGGCTGGACGGCCGCGACCTGCCGGACGGCGTCGACTTCGACGCGAGCCTGCGCTGGGCCGCGCTGACCCGGCTCGCCGCGACCGGGGCGGCCGACGAGGCGCGGATCGCCGCCGAGTTGGCGGCCGACCCCAGCGACACCGGTGAACTGGGCGCGGCCCGGGCCCGCGCCGCGCTCCCGGACGACGCCGCGAAGGAACGGGCCTGGCAGCGGCTTTTCACCCCCGACGCGCTCGCCGGCCCCCTGCTCACCGCGACCGCGGAGGGCTTCTGGCGTTCCGGCTCGCCACGCGGCCAACAGGGTTACGCACTGCGGTACTTCGAGGAGATTCCGGCGGCCGGGCAGCGTGGTGGCGCGGTCGCGCGCGCACTCGGCCACGGGCTCTTCCCCGTGGGCGCGGCCCACCCGGACACCATCCGCGCGGCGGAGGCGTGCCTGGCCAGGGCCGACCTGACCCCCTCGCTGCGCCGCCACCTCGCCGACGGCCTCGACGACCTGCGCCGCGCCCTCGCGCACCGTCGCTGA
- a CDS encoding ABC transporter permease, whose translation MSVGTSSAPAVPGAVADGSALGRLALAELRLFLRDKAGPVFAVGLPLVLLIVFGNIPFYRQHRANLDGYTLLDVYVPILAAFVLATLSFNVVPQVLVGYREKGVLRRLRTTPVGPARVLAAQLLVNLATAAVAVVALLLVARLAFGVPLPRQAAGYAIGIVLTALALIALGLFVAAASPNSQVANAVGVTLFYVMMFFAGLFLPIATMPSLLRHISQAAPLGAAVQALTDATEGHWPHPVQLITLVAYTAVFGGGAVKWFRWE comes from the coding sequence ATGTCGGTGGGTACGTCGAGCGCGCCGGCGGTGCCAGGCGCCGTCGCGGACGGTTCGGCGCTGGGCCGGCTCGCGCTGGCCGAGCTGAGGTTGTTCCTGCGGGACAAGGCGGGCCCGGTCTTCGCGGTCGGCCTGCCGTTGGTGCTGCTGATCGTGTTCGGGAACATCCCGTTCTACCGGCAGCATCGCGCGAACCTGGACGGATACACCCTCCTCGACGTGTACGTGCCGATCCTCGCGGCCTTCGTGCTGGCCACGTTGTCGTTCAACGTGGTGCCGCAGGTGCTGGTCGGCTACCGGGAGAAGGGGGTGCTGCGGCGGTTGCGGACGACGCCGGTGGGGCCGGCCCGGGTGCTGGCGGCGCAGCTCCTGGTCAACCTGGCGACCGCGGCCGTGGCGGTGGTCGCGCTGCTGCTGGTGGCCCGGCTGGCGTTCGGGGTGCCGCTGCCGCGGCAGGCCGCCGGGTACGCCATCGGCATCGTGCTGACCGCGCTCGCGCTGATCGCGCTCGGCCTGTTCGTCGCGGCGGCCTCGCCGAACAGCCAGGTCGCGAACGCGGTGGGGGTGACGCTGTTCTACGTGATGATGTTCTTCGCCGGGCTCTTCCTGCCGATCGCGACCATGCCGTCGCTGCTGCGGCACATCAGCCAGGCCGCCCCGCTGGGCGCCGCGGTGCAGGCGCTGACGGACGCGACGGAAGGGCACTGGCCGCACCCGGTACAGCTGATCACGCTGGTCGCGTACACGGCGGTCTTCGGCGGGGGCGCGGTTAAATGGTTCCGCTGGGAATGA
- a CDS encoding sensor histidine kinase yields the protein MSGAVPPVRPGRQDQRLEPLMTVAPYVILAALVVVTLVVKRGAGGSLLIDLGLCATAALWMLWMFTWHPAWRERVAVMAVFFAGLVVLIGVLVLRDPWFGLFTPAGYSYAFGVLVWPWRLAGVSVVAFESGMAQVAGIPKHNAFGVALTVVVLAVNVVCMCGMAWWEWDVDRKNVERVAALEQAREANRRLQATLAENAGLHRQLVVQAREAGVLDERQRMAREIHDTLAQGLIGIVTQLQAAESAGDVPARWQAHFAAATRLARESLAEARRSVDALRPQPLETAGLGEALAGVADRWSALHGITAHVTTVGTARPLASETELALLRAAQEAMANVARHARAGTVTLTLGYLGSEVTLEVRDDGCGFDPSAPRVPASATVGPESEAEAEAEPGSGTEAEPGSGSDTEAGGGFGLKAMRERIEGLSGTLRVESAPGSGTTVSACVPQETVEAGA from the coding sequence ATGAGCGGGGCGGTGCCGCCCGTACGGCCGGGTCGCCAGGACCAGCGGCTGGAACCGCTGATGACCGTGGCGCCGTACGTGATCCTGGCCGCGCTGGTCGTCGTGACGCTGGTCGTCAAGCGCGGTGCGGGCGGCTCCCTGCTGATCGACCTGGGGCTGTGTGCCACGGCGGCGCTGTGGATGCTGTGGATGTTCACCTGGCACCCGGCGTGGCGGGAGCGCGTGGCGGTGATGGCGGTGTTCTTCGCCGGGCTGGTCGTGCTGATCGGCGTACTGGTGCTGCGCGACCCGTGGTTCGGCCTGTTCACGCCGGCCGGGTACTCCTACGCCTTCGGGGTGCTGGTCTGGCCGTGGCGGCTCGCGGGGGTCTCCGTGGTCGCGTTCGAGTCGGGGATGGCGCAGGTGGCGGGCATCCCCAAGCACAACGCCTTCGGGGTGGCGCTCACCGTGGTGGTGCTGGCGGTGAACGTCGTCTGCATGTGCGGGATGGCGTGGTGGGAGTGGGACGTCGATCGGAAGAACGTGGAGCGGGTGGCGGCGCTGGAGCAGGCGCGGGAGGCCAACCGCCGGCTCCAGGCGACGCTGGCCGAGAACGCCGGACTGCACCGGCAGTTGGTGGTGCAGGCCCGCGAGGCGGGGGTCCTGGACGAGCGGCAGCGGATGGCCCGGGAGATCCACGACACGCTGGCGCAGGGCCTGATCGGGATCGTCACCCAGTTGCAGGCCGCGGAGTCGGCGGGGGACGTCCCGGCGCGGTGGCAGGCGCACTTCGCCGCGGCGACCCGGCTGGCCCGGGAGAGCCTGGCCGAGGCGCGCCGGTCGGTGGACGCGTTGCGGCCGCAGCCGTTGGAGACCGCCGGGTTGGGGGAGGCGCTGGCCGGGGTCGCCGACCGCTGGTCGGCGCTGCACGGGATCACGGCGCATGTGACCACCGTCGGGACCGCCCGGCCGTTGGCGTCGGAGACCGAACTGGCCCTGCTGCGGGCGGCGCAGGAGGCGATGGCGAACGTGGCCCGGCACGCCCGCGCCGGCACGGTGACGCTGACGCTCGGGTATCTGGGGTCCGAGGTCACGCTGGAGGTACGGGACGACGGCTGCGGCTTCGACCCGTCGGCCCCTCGTGTGCCCGCGTCGGCGACGGTCGGCCCCGAGTCGGAAGCGGAAGCGGAAGCGGAACCGGGATCGGGCACGGAAGCGGAACCGGGATCGGGGTCGGATACGGAAGCGGGCGGTGGGTTCGGTTTGAAGGCGATGCGGGAGCGGATCGAGGGGCTGTCGGGGACGTTGCGGGTCGAGTCGGCGCCGGGATCGGGTACGACGGTCTCCGCGTGCGTGCCCCAGGAGACGGTGGAGGCGGGCGCGTGA
- a CDS encoding N-acetylmuramoyl-L-alanine amidase: MGATLVVAGCVGAPVALASQSGSSAGPASAGEQKDFADAAKESGVPASVLMAVAYEESQWDVHQGHNTSGGFGPMSLTDVTPSMVADGGAGAAGRSDLASLASDPSLHTLTAAAKLIDVPAQQVRTDRRDNIRAAAALLASYEKKLRGDAPQDPADWYTAVARYSGSTDQAAAEDFANRVFATMKSGAQRTTTGGQRVDLASQPSLRADTSHLSSLHLKKTSTSGTDCPQQLDCQLAPAATTNYQVADRAADGMKIKYIVIHDTETSYQTAIDGFQNPASGDAANYVMRSSDGAVTQSVATKDVAFHAGNYWFNMHSVGIEHEGFAAHGASWYTQVQYQNTADLVKYLAAKYHVKLDREHIIGHDNVPGPVDSLVSGMHWDPGPYWDWNQFMALLGAPTDKGEHSVGPVGTAVTIAPEFASNEQTVNVCPVDDPTGATTTCTDQTAASNFLYVRTAPSATAPLASDPYVHTDGTPGKDEISDWSSTVSAGQQFVVADQQGEWTAIWYGGQKVWFDNPDGKNTVEAQDVKILTTAGDTAAPLFGEAYPDASEYPAGLSADVAPPLSKYTFAAGQQYVATAKPANRDDFYPANGTTRPTETYIQGAGTVYTIQYNHRLALVNSSDVQVS; this comes from the coding sequence GTGGGTGCGACGTTGGTCGTCGCGGGGTGCGTCGGCGCGCCGGTGGCGTTGGCCAGCCAGAGCGGCAGCAGTGCGGGGCCGGCTTCCGCGGGCGAGCAGAAGGACTTCGCGGACGCCGCGAAGGAGTCCGGCGTACCGGCGTCTGTGCTGATGGCCGTCGCGTACGAGGAATCCCAGTGGGACGTCCACCAGGGGCACAACACCAGCGGCGGATTCGGGCCGATGAGCCTGACGGACGTGACGCCGTCGATGGTCGCGGACGGTGGCGCCGGCGCGGCGGGCCGCTCCGACCTGGCGTCGCTGGCGTCCGACCCGTCCCTGCACACGCTGACCGCGGCGGCCAAGCTGATCGACGTGCCCGCGCAGCAGGTGCGGACCGACCGGCGGGACAACATCCGTGCCGCGGCGGCGCTCCTGGCGTCGTACGAGAAGAAGCTGCGGGGTGACGCCCCGCAGGACCCGGCCGACTGGTACACCGCGGTGGCCCGGTACAGCGGGTCCACCGACCAGGCCGCCGCCGAGGACTTCGCGAACCGGGTGTTCGCGACGATGAAGTCCGGTGCGCAGCGCACCACCACCGGGGGTCAGCGGGTGGACCTGGCGTCGCAGCCCTCGCTGCGGGCGGACACCAGCCACCTGTCGTCGCTGCACCTGAAGAAGACGTCGACCTCCGGCACCGACTGCCCGCAGCAGCTCGACTGCCAGCTGGCACCCGCGGCGACGACCAACTACCAGGTCGCGGACCGCGCCGCCGACGGGATGAAGATCAAGTACATCGTCATCCACGACACCGAGACGTCGTACCAGACCGCCATCGACGGGTTCCAGAACCCGGCGAGCGGGGACGCGGCGAACTACGTGATGCGCTCGTCCGACGGCGCGGTGACGCAGTCGGTGGCCACCAAGGACGTGGCGTTCCACGCGGGCAACTACTGGTTCAACATGCACTCGGTCGGTATCGAGCACGAGGGTTTCGCTGCCCACGGCGCCAGTTGGTACACGCAGGTGCAGTACCAGAACACCGCCGACCTGGTGAAGTACCTGGCGGCGAAGTACCACGTCAAGCTGGACCGTGAGCACATCATCGGCCACGACAACGTGCCGGGACCGGTCGACTCGCTCGTCTCGGGCATGCACTGGGACCCGGGACCGTACTGGGACTGGAACCAGTTCATGGCGCTGCTGGGCGCGCCGACGGACAAGGGTGAGCACAGCGTGGGCCCGGTCGGCACGGCCGTGACGATCGCACCGGAGTTCGCGTCCAACGAGCAGACGGTGAACGTGTGCCCGGTGGACGACCCGACCGGTGCGACGACCACCTGCACCGACCAGACCGCCGCGTCGAACTTCCTCTACGTGCGCACCGCGCCCAGCGCGACCGCGCCGCTGGCGAGCGACCCGTACGTGCACACCGACGGCACGCCGGGCAAGGACGAGATCAGCGACTGGAGTTCGACCGTCTCGGCCGGGCAGCAGTTCGTCGTGGCCGACCAGCAGGGCGAGTGGACGGCCATCTGGTACGGCGGCCAGAAGGTCTGGTTCGACAACCCCGACGGCAAGAACACCGTCGAGGCGCAGGACGTGAAGATCCTCACGACGGCCGGCGACACCGCCGCACCGCTCTTCGGTGAGGCGTACCCGGACGCGTCCGAGTACCCCGCGGGCCTCTCGGCCGACGTGGCGCCGCCGCTCAGCAAGTACACCTTCGCCGCGGGTCAGCAGTACGTGGCGACGGCGAAGCCCGCCAACCGGGACGACTTCTACCCGGCCAACGGCACGACCCGGCCCACGGAGACCTACATCCAGGGCGCCGGAACGGTGTACACGATCCAGTACAACCACCGCTTGGCACTCGTCAACTCCTCTGACGTGCAGGTGAGTTGA
- a CDS encoding NUDIX domain-containing protein gives MADIKRSAGLLLFRRTGAGVEVLLGHMGGPFWARKDAGAWTVPKGEYEGDEEPWDAARREFREELGLPAPQGAPLPLGEVVQSGGKHVTVWAVEGDLDPADVVPGTFTMEWPRGSGRTAEFPELDRVAWFGLDAAREVVVTAQKAFLDRLAGRI, from the coding sequence ATGGCTGATATCAAGCGCAGCGCGGGCCTGCTTCTCTTCCGCCGTACCGGCGCCGGGGTGGAGGTGCTGCTCGGGCATATGGGCGGACCCTTCTGGGCCCGCAAGGACGCCGGGGCGTGGACGGTGCCGAAGGGCGAGTACGAGGGCGACGAGGAGCCCTGGGACGCCGCGCGCCGCGAGTTCCGCGAGGAGTTGGGGCTGCCGGCGCCGCAGGGAGCGCCGCTGCCGCTGGGCGAGGTGGTGCAGTCCGGGGGCAAGCACGTGACGGTGTGGGCGGTGGAGGGCGACCTCGATCCGGCGGACGTGGTGCCGGGCACGTTCACCATGGAGTGGCCGCGCGGCTCGGGCCGCACCGCCGAGTTCCCGGAACTGGACCGGGTGGCGTGGTTCGGGCTCGACGCGGCGCGCGAGGTCGTCGTCACGGCGCAGAAGGCGTTCCTGGACCGCCTCGCGGGGCGGATCTGA